One segment of Candidatus Neomarinimicrobiota bacterium DNA contains the following:
- a CDS encoding glycerol-3-phosphate acyltransferase gives MVVLLTILCFISGAVPYSYIVGKLFIKKDIRNYGDGNPGSANVIRAGGWLIGLLAAILDFGKGFIPVIIIKQNMSDSSLALIPILIAPILGHAFTPFLRFKGGKAVAVTYGVWMAYTNFDALPFIGISMLIFTSIQKQDAWSVVAGFLIFGAYPIFIIGNTVAISLFLTNLSILIYKHYKDLKGGILPRDWVTKLIGVGK, from the coding sequence ATGGTAGTATTATTAACAATATTATGCTTTATAAGTGGTGCGGTCCCTTACTCATATATTGTAGGAAAACTGTTTATTAAAAAAGATATTAGAAATTATGGGGATGGCAATCCTGGATCTGCAAATGTTATAAGGGCTGGTGGATGGTTGATTGGATTGTTAGCAGCGATACTGGATTTTGGTAAGGGATTCATTCCAGTGATAATAATAAAACAGAATATGTCAGATAGTTCATTGGCGTTAATACCAATACTAATCGCTCCTATTTTAGGTCATGCTTTTACTCCATTTTTGCGTTTCAAAGGGGGTAAAGCAGTAGCTGTTACCTATGGTGTCTGGATGGCATATACAAATTTTGATGCCCTTCCATTTATTGGAATAAGTATGTTGATTTTTACATCGATACAAAAGCAGGATGCCTGGTCAGTCGTTGCTGGATTTTTAATCTTTGGGGCATATCCAATTTTTATTATAGGAAATACTGTCGCAATAAGTTTATTTCTAACTAACTTATCTATATTAATATACAAACATTATAAGGACCTTAAAGGTGGAATATTACCAAGGGACTGGGTGACTAAACTCATCGGGGTGGGGAAGTGA